Genomic DNA from Arthrobacter sp. B1I2:
TGAGACCGGACTCACATCGATTGATAGAAATGTAGCCGAAGTCACAAGGGGCGTCAATACCCCGTCGAAAGGTGAAGATGAACGGTGAAGGAGCACGACGGCGGGACGTAACCGTTGCCGACGTAGCAAAGGCGGCCCAGGTTTCCAAGGCCCAGGCCGCACGTGCACTGGGAAATTACGGGGCCGTCAGCGACGAAGTGCGCGAGCGCGTCCTGGCCGCTGCCGAGACATTGTCCTACCGCCCCAACGAGCTTGCCCGCAGCATGAACACCGGGAAATCCCACACCATTGGCGTGGTGGTGGGCGACATCGAAAACCCGCACTTCGGGCTGGCCACGCGGGGCATCACGGACACCGCCAAGAAGGCCGGCTACAACGTCATCCTGGTCAATACGGACGAGGACCGCGCGGCGGAAGTGGACGCCGTCCGGGTCCTGCTGGACAAGCGTGTGGACGGCCTCATTGTGGCTCCGGCGTCCTCTGTGGACACCGAACACCTGCAGGAGGTGCACCGCTCCGGGCGCCCCCTGGTTTTCATCGACCGCACCGCCGGGGACCTGCAGGTGGAGACCATGGCCGTGGACATGGCACGGATTTCCCTGGAAGCCACGCAGTACCTGCTCGACGCCGGGCACCGCCGCATCGCCTTCATCTCCACACTGAGGACTGACGTGCCCTACACCCCCGGTATGACGCTTGAGTCATCGCAGATTGCGGACCGTCTCGAGGGGATGCGGCAGGCATTCACGGCGGCAGGGCTGCCTTTTCCGGAGGACCTGGTCCGCCTGAATGCCGGCGACGCCGACTCCATCCGCAGCATCACGCGGGAGGTGCTCCGGGGCCCGGACCAGGCCACTGCGGTGGTTGCCTCCGACGGCCTGATCGCCCTCGGTGTGGTGGAAGCCATCCAGGAACTGGGCCTCTCCATTCCGGCCGATGTTTCATTCCTGATGTACGACGACTTCGCCTGGACCCGGCTCACCACCCCGCCCCTGACCGTCATCGCCCAGCCCGTGTACAACATGGGTGTGGCAGCGGCCAAGGCGCTCATCCGCCAGATGGAGGGCCTGCCGCCCGCCGCCCCGGCCCAGTTCACGGCCACCCTGGTGCGCCGCGGGTCAGTAGGCGCGCGGCGAACGGGCCAGGAGCCGACGCAGGAGGAGTTGGCGGCCACGCTCAACTGACTGCCGGAATTCACTGCGAAGCGTCAAAACCCGCCAGCAGGCGCCGTTTGGGATGCGCCGAGGTCCAGAGTGGGTAGTCGTTACTTTCCGCCCGGAAAGGTCAGCCGCGGCGGGCGGGCTTGTCAAAGCGCCACCCCTCTGACCTCAGCTCGGGAATAATCTGGTCAACAGCTTCAATGGTCTGGGCCCTGTCTCCACCGCCGTCATGCATCAACACGACGCCTCCGGGCGTAATGCCTTCCCTCAGGCGCCGAACCAGCTCCGCCGTTCCCGGCGGTTCCCAGTCTCCAATGGCGGTGGCCCAACCCAGGGGCTGCATTCCCATGTCCGCCGCCACTTGCGGTGTCTGGCCCCAGCTTCCATAGGGCGCCCGGAAGTAGTTGATCTCGGCCTCCGGAACCGCCTCACGGATCGCGGCGCTCGTCTCTTCAAGATCAGCCCTGATGGCGTCGGAACTCCAGTTGCCCATGTCGTCGTGGTGCATGGTGTGGTTGCACAGCAGGTGTCCCGCGTCCGCGATTTGGCGAACGATCTCCGGATATTGTTTTACGTGGTCCCCCCAAAGACAGAAGGTTGCCTTCACGTGATGCTTCTTGAGAACGGCCAGCAATGTTGGCGTGTTGACGGGGTCGGGGCCGTCGTCAAAGGTCAGGCTGACGTATTTGCCCTCATGTCGGGTGGAATCAACAATCTCGGTGGTCGCTTGGTCGGCCCGGGCAGGCGCCGCGCCGGCAAGGCTCGCGGGGATGACTGCGCCGAACGCCAACATGGTGGCAGATATGGGCAATACCGCCGTGCGCACAACTGCCGGGCGTCGTATTGGGAATTTCATCGCTGCCTCACTGAAGTCGCTGAAGTTCCGGAAGTTTCCGGAATTGGCCCAGCGTAGAGCGGCCTCCGCTGCCACGTCAAGAGTGCGCAGCGGGTGGATCAGGCCCCATGGGGTGCAGCGGTGCTTTCGCGCACCACCAGCCTCGTGGAGAGTTCCACGCGGGGGCTTTCCACGACTTCGCCCTGGAGCATCCTGAGCACAGTGCGTGCGGCCAGCTTTCCCATCTCGGCCAAGGGCTGGCGCACGGTGGTGAGGGGAGGAGAGGCCCACCGGGCCTCGGGAAGGTCGTCAAAGCCCACCACGCTGATGTCCTCGGGAACCCGAAGGCCCTTCTTGCGGACCGCCTCGTACACTCCGAGCGCCATCTGGTCACTGGCGGCAAAGACGGCGGTGGGGGGTTCGGGCAGTTCCAGCAGCTTCCATCCCGCCCGGAACCCTGACTGGTAGTCGAAGTCGCCCTCAATGGCCAGGCTGGCATCGAAGGGGATTCCCGCAGCGTCAAGACCGGCCCGGTAGCCGTCCAAACGTGCCCGGCTGCACCACAGGCCCGGCGTGCCCGCAACAAAGCCGATCCTGCGGTGTCCGATTCCGGTGAGGTGTTCCGTTGCCCCGACCGCACCGGTCCAGTTCGTGGCGCCGATGGTGGGGACGTCAAGATCCGGCACGCCGGCAGGATCGACGACGACGGCGGGAACCTGGAGGCGCTGCAGCTCGGCACGCAGGGACGAGTCGAGGTCGGTGGTTACCAGGATGGCCCCGTCGCTCGCCCTGGCGCTGACATTGTCCAGCCACTGGCGGGTGGACGCCGGGTTGGTCCCGCGATGGATTGCCGAAACCACGGTTGACGCGCCGGCTTCATTCGCCGCCTCCTCAACCCCCCGGATGATCTCCACGGCCCAAGGGCTGTCCAGGTCATTGAAGACCAGGTCAATGAGGCCGGAACGGCCTTCCGGGCGGACTCCTCGCCGCTGGTAGCCGTGGTCCCGGAGCAGGGTTTCAACGCGCTCACGGGTTCGCGGCGCAACATCCGAACGGCCGTTAAGGACGCGGGAAACAGTGGGCACTGACACGCCCGCTTCGGCGGCAATGGCCGAAATCGTCACTGCCGGGCGCTGGGCTTCCTGCACGCATTCCTCCTGGTCCGCTGCAAGTATAGGCCTTGTCCGGCCGGCAAAGCTGGACACTTTCTCTGAAAACCCTTGACGTTCTCTCCGGAATGTTCCTACGCTTCAACCGATACCTTCCGGAAATTTCCGGAAGGTATCGGTCAGCGCATCGCTGCTGCCATACCCCGTACCTCAAAGGAGAGCTCTTGATGAAGGTTGCAAAACTTGTCGCCGGCGCATTGTTGGCGTCGACGTTCGTCCTCCCGACTGCACTGCCTGCTTCCGCAGGCGGGAACGAAAACCAGCAGCCCCCAGGCCTTGCAAAGCAGGACACCCTGCGGTGGGCGGCACCAAAGGGCTTCCGGATCGGCACCGCAGTTGCCGGCGGCGGACATCATGAGAACATGCCTTACCCCAACCCCTTCACCTATGACCAGCAATACCGTGAGGTCTTGGCCGCGGAATTCAGCTCCGTCTCCCCCGAAAACCAGGCCAAGTGGGAATTCATCCATCCGCAGCGGGACCAGTACCGCTTCACCGAGATGGACGCCATCGTCGAGTTCGCCCAACAGCACGGCCAGGTTGTGCGCGGCCACACGCTGTTCTGGCACAGCCAGAACCCCGCCTGGCTGGAGCAGGGCAACTTCAGCAAGGACGAACTCCGTTCCATCCTGAAGGACCACATCAGTACCGTTGTTGGACGGTACGCAGGCAAGATCCAGCAGTGGGATGTAGCCAATGAGATTTTCAACGGAGACGGCACCCTCAGGACCACGGACAACATCTGGATCCGGGAACTTGGCCCGGAGATCATCGCCGACGCCTTCCGCTGGGCGCACGAAGCGGATCCGAACGCCAAGCTCTTCTTTAATGATTACGGCGTGGAAAGCGTCAACGCGAAGAGCAACGCCTATCTTTCGCTCATTCCGCAGCTTCGGGCCGCAGGCGTCCAGGTGGACGGCTTCGCGGTGCAGGGGCACCTCAGCACACGCTACGGTTTCCCCGGAGACCTGCAGGCCAACCTCCAGCGCTTCAACGATCTGGGACTGGAAACATCCATCACCGAGATCGACGTACGGATGGACGTTCCGGCGGGAACCAAGCCCACCGCGGCACAGCTGGAGAAGCAGGCCAGCTACTACCAGCGGGCCCTCGAAGCATGCCTGAACGTCGAGGACTGCAAGTCGTTCACCATCTGGGGCTTTAACGACAAATACTCCTGGGTCCCGGTGTTCTTCCCCAAGGAAGGTGAGGCTACCGTGATGTGGGAGGACTACACCCGCAAGCCGTCGTACTACGCACTGCAGTCCACCCTCTTGAAGGCAAACCCCGGCGGAGAGCAGCGCGACAGCCACCACCCCGCGTACCAGCAGTAGCGAATTCCGAGCACTGACAAAGCGGCCCGGCGCCGAAAGGCTCCGGGCCGCTTTGCTGCGGCTGACCTGCACTCACCTGCCGTTATTGAGGCTGACCTGACGGTCCAGGATTGACACAGACCCACTCGCCGAGCGCCAAGCGATTCTAGACGGTATCCGAGCCGGCGATCACGCAACTACTCCCCCATCTCCCGGGAACCTCTTGAAGGTGTTGGCACGCTCCGTTCCAGGTAACTGAACAAGGCCCTGATCCCGAAAGTCCACGGCTCCATGTCTTCGGTCTTGTGAGTCCGGTTGACCAGGGCCCCGAGCAGCGGGCTGCTGATGGTGACGACGTCGCCGGGCTTGTGGGTGAAGCCAAGGCCTTCGGCGTCGCGGTCCTGGTTCGGAGCGAACAACGTGCCGGTGAAGAGGCCGAAGCCGTCGGGGTACTGGTGGTGGCGGCCGCGGGCGGCACCGATGAGCTCCTCGAAAGGACGGCTGATGCGCGCCAGGCTGTTGCGGCCCTCCAGCCGGTAGCCGTCCGTTCCTTCCACGGTGAGGGTGATTTCCTCCGTCCGCAGGGACTCCAGCGAGAAATCCTGGTGGAAGAGCCGAATGAACGGGCCGATCGCGCAGGATGCGTTATTGTCCTTGGCCATGCCCAGGAGGAGTGCGCTGCGGCCCTCCACGTCCCGGAGGTTTACGTCGTTTCCCAGGGTTGCACCCCGAACCTTCCCGGCAGAGTCGGCAATGAGGACGAGTTCAGGCTCGGGGTTGTTCCAGGAGGAGAAGCCCGGGATGCCCACGGGCGAGCCAAAACCCACGGAGGACAGAACCGGGGCTTTGGTGAACACTTCGGGGTCGGGGCCCAGGCCCACCTCGAGGTACTGGGACCACATCCCCTGCGCCGACAACACCTTCTTAACCTCCCGCGCCTCCTCCGACCCGGGTCGCAGGCTCTCCAGGCTTCCCCCAAGAGCCCCGGCAACGGTCCTGCGGACTTCAGCCGCCCGGTTGAAATCACCGCCGCACCGTTCCTCGATGACCCGCTCGATCATGCTCTCCACGAACGTCACTCCGCAGGCTTTGATCACCTGGAGGTCCACCGGAGACAGCAGGCGTGGACGGCTCCGGTCATCCTCCAAGGAGGCTTCGAACAGGTCGGCGAGCTCCCAGCGCGGGGCGCCGGTCGTCTGTAGAACGAGATCCACGGGGTTGGGGTGATCCATGAGCTCGGCAACAGTTCTGACGTCGGGGGTGAGATCGAGAACCTCTTCACCCCGGACACAGACCACCCTTGGGCCTTGGGAAACAGGGTCCCACACGCGGCCCACAAAAACCCCAGCTCCCTGGTCTGCCGGAAGGATGTGCTGTGGGCGCATGCTGCTCATGGGTTGTCCTCATTCTCGGTTTCTGATTCCCAGACACCATCAACCCGCCGTCGGATCCCCCAGGGGTTGTCATCACGAAGGGGTTCGGGCAATTGCGACGGTGGGAAGGAGTCATAGGCGACGGGACGCATAAAGCGGCCAATCGCTGCGGTTCCAACGGATGTCGTGGTGGCGGTTGTAGCGGGGTAAGGTCCACCGTGGTTTTGCGCATAC
This window encodes:
- a CDS encoding LacI family DNA-binding transcriptional regulator, giving the protein MNGEGARRRDVTVADVAKAAQVSKAQAARALGNYGAVSDEVRERVLAAAETLSYRPNELARSMNTGKSHTIGVVVGDIENPHFGLATRGITDTAKKAGYNVILVNTDEDRAAEVDAVRVLLDKRVDGLIVAPASSVDTEHLQEVHRSGRPLVFIDRTAGDLQVETMAVDMARISLEATQYLLDAGHRRIAFISTLRTDVPYTPGMTLESSQIADRLEGMRQAFTAAGLPFPEDLVRLNAGDADSIRSITREVLRGPDQATAVVASDGLIALGVVEAIQELGLSIPADVSFLMYDDFAWTRLTTPPLTVIAQPVYNMGVAAAKALIRQMEGLPPAAPAQFTATLVRRGSVGARRTGQEPTQEELAATLN
- a CDS encoding polysaccharide deacetylase family protein; this translates as MKFPIRRPAVVRTAVLPISATMLAFGAVIPASLAGAAPARADQATTEIVDSTRHEGKYVSLTFDDGPDPVNTPTLLAVLKKHHVKATFCLWGDHVKQYPEIVRQIADAGHLLCNHTMHHDDMGNWSSDAIRADLEETSAAIREAVPEAEINYFRAPYGSWGQTPQVAADMGMQPLGWATAIGDWEPPGTAELVRRLREGITPGGVVLMHDGGGDRAQTIEAVDQIIPELRSEGWRFDKPARRG
- a CDS encoding LacI family DNA-binding transcriptional regulator, with product MQEAQRPAVTISAIAAEAGVSVPTVSRVLNGRSDVAPRTRERVETLLRDHGYQRRGVRPEGRSGLIDLVFNDLDSPWAVEIIRGVEEAANEAGASTVVSAIHRGTNPASTRQWLDNVSARASDGAILVTTDLDSSLRAELQRLQVPAVVVDPAGVPDLDVPTIGATNWTGAVGATEHLTGIGHRRIGFVAGTPGLWCSRARLDGYRAGLDAAGIPFDASLAIEGDFDYQSGFRAGWKLLELPEPPTAVFAASDQMALGVYEAVRKKGLRVPEDISVVGFDDLPEARWASPPLTTVRQPLAEMGKLAARTVLRMLQGEVVESPRVELSTRLVVRESTAAPHGA
- a CDS encoding endo-1,4-beta-xylanase, which gives rise to MKVAKLVAGALLASTFVLPTALPASAGGNENQQPPGLAKQDTLRWAAPKGFRIGTAVAGGGHHENMPYPNPFTYDQQYREVLAAEFSSVSPENQAKWEFIHPQRDQYRFTEMDAIVEFAQQHGQVVRGHTLFWHSQNPAWLEQGNFSKDELRSILKDHISTVVGRYAGKIQQWDVANEIFNGDGTLRTTDNIWIRELGPEIIADAFRWAHEADPNAKLFFNDYGVESVNAKSNAYLSLIPQLRAAGVQVDGFAVQGHLSTRYGFPGDLQANLQRFNDLGLETSITEIDVRMDVPAGTKPTAAQLEKQASYYQRALEACLNVEDCKSFTIWGFNDKYSWVPVFFPKEGEATVMWEDYTRKPSYYALQSTLLKANPGGEQRDSHHPAYQQ
- a CDS encoding fumarylacetoacetate hydrolase family protein; translated protein: MSSMRPQHILPADQGAGVFVGRVWDPVSQGPRVVCVRGEEVLDLTPDVRTVAELMDHPNPVDLVLQTTGAPRWELADLFEASLEDDRSRPRLLSPVDLQVIKACGVTFVESMIERVIEERCGGDFNRAAEVRRTVAGALGGSLESLRPGSEEAREVKKVLSAQGMWSQYLEVGLGPDPEVFTKAPVLSSVGFGSPVGIPGFSSWNNPEPELVLIADSAGKVRGATLGNDVNLRDVEGRSALLLGMAKDNNASCAIGPFIRLFHQDFSLESLRTEEITLTVEGTDGYRLEGRNSLARISRPFEELIGAARGRHHQYPDGFGLFTGTLFAPNQDRDAEGLGFTHKPGDVVTISSPLLGALVNRTHKTEDMEPWTFGIRALFSYLERSVPTPSRGSREMGE